A genome region from Geodermatophilus bullaregiensis includes the following:
- a CDS encoding carboxylesterase/lipase family protein, producing MSTESTVSTSSGAVRGTERDGVHAFLGIPYAAPPFGPRRFAAPQPALPWEGVRPATEYGPTVPKPPYAPPYDVLLPEPVIPGEDCLNLNVWTPDPGGSGLPVFVWIHGGAFVNGSGAVPVYDGTAFARDGVVCVTINYRLGVDGFAHFADDGPPNRGLLDQVAALRWVQENVAAFGGDPARVTVGGESAGAMSVGSLLAMPSARGLFGRAVLQSGAGHHALTPATATRICGYLAERLAVPPTREALAAVPVPDLIAAQQGLAAEIAVMPDPGRFGEVAANLLAFEPVVDGEVLPDLPIRAVAAGSARDVAVLVGANRDEQRLFLVPNGVVDMVNDQLLGLAIAGYGLPADRALEVYGAARPGATPGELLADVATDWFFRLPAIRLAEAQAPGGRTWVYEFSWPSPQFGGRLGACHALELGFTFDTLAHEAHGALTGGVAPPELADAMHGAWVRFVTDGDPGWAPYDVPRRPVQDFGAQVRLVEDPRGEQRALWEGVR from the coding sequence GTGAGCACGGAGTCCACGGTCTCGACCAGCAGCGGCGCGGTGCGCGGCACCGAGCGCGACGGGGTGCACGCCTTCCTCGGCATCCCCTACGCCGCCCCGCCCTTCGGCCCGCGGCGGTTCGCCGCCCCGCAGCCGGCGCTACCCTGGGAGGGCGTGCGCCCGGCCACCGAGTACGGGCCGACGGTGCCCAAGCCGCCCTACGCCCCGCCCTACGACGTGCTGCTGCCCGAGCCGGTCATCCCCGGCGAGGACTGCCTCAACCTCAACGTCTGGACCCCCGACCCCGGCGGCTCCGGGCTGCCGGTGTTCGTGTGGATCCACGGCGGCGCGTTCGTCAACGGCTCCGGCGCGGTGCCGGTCTACGACGGCACCGCCTTCGCCCGCGACGGCGTCGTCTGCGTGACGATCAACTACCGGCTCGGCGTCGACGGGTTCGCGCACTTCGCCGACGACGGCCCGCCCAACCGCGGCCTGCTCGACCAGGTGGCCGCGCTGCGCTGGGTGCAGGAGAACGTGGCCGCGTTCGGCGGCGACCCGGCCCGGGTCACCGTGGGCGGGGAGTCCGCCGGCGCCATGAGCGTGGGCTCCCTGCTCGCGATGCCGTCGGCGCGGGGGCTGTTCGGCCGGGCGGTGCTGCAGAGCGGCGCCGGTCACCACGCGCTCACCCCGGCCACGGCGACCCGGATCTGCGGCTACCTCGCCGAGCGGCTGGCCGTGCCGCCGACGCGGGAGGCGCTGGCCGCCGTCCCGGTCCCCGACCTGATCGCCGCCCAGCAGGGACTGGCCGCGGAGATCGCGGTCATGCCCGACCCCGGCCGCTTCGGCGAGGTGGCGGCCAACCTCTTGGCGTTCGAACCGGTCGTCGACGGCGAGGTCCTGCCCGACCTGCCGATCCGGGCGGTCGCGGCAGGCTCGGCCCGCGACGTCGCCGTGCTGGTCGGTGCGAACCGCGACGAGCAGCGGCTGTTCCTCGTGCCCAACGGCGTCGTCGACATGGTGAACGACCAGCTGCTCGGGCTCGCGATCGCCGGGTACGGGCTGCCGGCCGACCGGGCGCTCGAGGTCTACGGCGCGGCCCGCCCGGGCGCGACGCCGGGCGAGCTGCTGGCCGACGTCGCCACCGACTGGTTCTTCCGGCTGCCGGCCATCCGGCTGGCCGAGGCGCAGGCCCCCGGCGGGCGGACCTGGGTCTACGAGTTCTCCTGGCCCTCACCCCAGTTCGGCGGCCGGCTCGGCGCCTGTCACGCCCTCGAGCTCGGCTTCACCTTCGACACGCTGGCGCACGAGGCGCACGGCGCCCTGACCGGCGGGGTCGCACCGCCGGAGCTGGCCGACGCGATGCACGGCGCGTGGGTCCGGTTCGTCACCGACGGCGACCCGGGCTGGGCGCCCTACGACGTGCCGCGCCGGCCGGTGCAGGACTTCGGCGCGCAGGTGCGGCTGGTCGAGGACCCGCGGGGCGAGCAGCGCGCGCTGTGGGAGGGCGTCCGCTGA
- a CDS encoding amidohydrolase encodes MRLDALYVDGDITTGDPDRPRARRLGVWRGRVAGLDDDLDGCTADTVVDLRGAPVVPGFHDAHHHLSMRGQRLRQVDLTSPGVAGLDELYARVAERAASLEAGAWVLGHGYDQNKIGGHPTREALDRAAGGRPVWLTHNSGHMGVLSTEGFRRAGLADLDAVPDVPGGRVARDDRGRPDGLLAERAQELAQAVLRPEPFEDWVRGIGMASDVALSEGTTSITEPGICAGLAGNGPADLAAFLTARERGVLRVRATLMPAIDTLHETGDVEPGHPWFGLDLGVRTGLGDEWVRVGAVKVFSDGSLIGRTAAMREPYADPPGAAGFLVEEAATLHERIVAAHAHGWQVATHAIGDAALDVVLDAYEDAQRRFPRPGVRHRVEHAGVTGDDQVARMAALGVVPVPQGHFVGEIGDGMLQALGPERSRLCYRQRSFLDAGIVVPGSSDCPVVRGAPLLGIHDLVNRRTGSGQPFTPEEALTVEEALHAYTYGSAYADHQEHEKGRLARGLLADLVVLGEDLSAVDPARIADVPVVATVVGGVPEFGAGDLRVS; translated from the coding sequence GTGCGGCTGGACGCGCTCTACGTCGACGGCGACATCACCACGGGCGACCCGGACCGACCGCGCGCCCGCCGGCTGGGTGTGTGGCGGGGGCGGGTCGCGGGCCTCGACGACGACCTCGACGGGTGCACCGCCGACACCGTCGTCGACCTGCGCGGGGCTCCCGTCGTCCCCGGGTTCCACGACGCCCACCACCACCTGAGCATGCGCGGGCAGCGGCTGCGCCAGGTCGACCTGACCTCCCCCGGCGTCGCCGGCCTCGACGAGCTGTACGCGCGGGTGGCCGAGCGCGCCGCGTCACTGGAGGCCGGCGCGTGGGTCCTCGGGCACGGCTACGACCAGAACAAGATCGGCGGGCACCCCACCCGCGAGGCCCTCGACCGGGCCGCCGGGGGCCGGCCGGTCTGGCTGACGCACAACTCCGGGCACATGGGAGTGCTCAGCACCGAGGGCTTCCGCCGGGCGGGCCTGGCCGACCTCGACGCCGTGCCGGACGTGCCCGGCGGGCGCGTCGCGCGCGACGACCGGGGCCGTCCGGACGGACTGCTCGCCGAGCGGGCCCAGGAGCTGGCGCAGGCGGTCCTGCGCCCGGAGCCGTTCGAGGACTGGGTCCGCGGGATCGGGATGGCGAGCGACGTGGCGCTGTCCGAGGGCACCACCAGCATCACCGAGCCGGGCATCTGCGCCGGCCTGGCGGGCAACGGCCCCGCCGACCTGGCCGCGTTCCTCACCGCCCGCGAGCGCGGGGTCCTGCGCGTGCGGGCCACGCTGATGCCGGCGATCGACACCCTCCACGAGACCGGCGACGTCGAGCCGGGGCACCCGTGGTTCGGCCTGGACCTCGGCGTGCGGACCGGGCTGGGCGACGAGTGGGTGCGCGTCGGCGCGGTGAAGGTGTTCTCCGACGGCTCGCTCATCGGCCGGACCGCGGCGATGCGCGAGCCCTACGCCGACCCGCCCGGCGCCGCCGGCTTCCTGGTGGAGGAGGCGGCGACCCTGCACGAGCGGATCGTGGCCGCGCACGCCCACGGCTGGCAGGTCGCCACGCACGCGATCGGGGACGCCGCGCTCGACGTCGTCCTGGACGCCTACGAGGACGCGCAGCGCCGCTTCCCCCGCCCCGGCGTGCGGCACCGCGTCGAGCACGCCGGCGTCACCGGCGACGACCAGGTCGCCCGCATGGCCGCGCTCGGCGTCGTCCCGGTGCCGCAGGGGCACTTCGTGGGCGAGATCGGGGACGGCATGCTGCAGGCGCTGGGGCCCGAGCGCAGCCGGCTGTGCTACCGGCAGCGGAGCTTCCTCGACGCCGGCATCGTCGTGCCGGGCAGCTCGGACTGCCCCGTGGTGCGGGGCGCCCCGCTGCTGGGCATCCACGACCTGGTCAACCGGCGCACCGGCTCCGGGCAGCCGTTCACCCCGGAGGAGGCGCTCACCGTCGAGGAGGCGCTGCACGCCTACACGTACGGCTCGGCCTACGCCGACCACCAGGAGCACGAGAAGGGTCGCCTCGCGCGCGGGCTGCTGGCCGACCTGGTGGTGCTCGGCGAGGACCTGTCCGCGGTCGACCCCGCCCGGATCGCCGACGTCCCGGTGGTGGCCACCGTCGTCGGCGGGGTGCCCGAGTTCGGGGCCGGCGACCTGCGCGTCTCCTGA
- a CDS encoding alpha/beta fold hydrolase, whose protein sequence is MPQTACRTGVTLNYETSGEGDPLLLVMGTSGSIPLWGEVVPRLSERYRVIAFDNRGLGGSERGEGPISVASLAEDASALLHALDVPRAHVMGWSLGSAIAQELALSHPEQVASTVMYATWGRCDGFQRAVLAALRLPYAVRDVEAALTVAGIAFSPQLLDHPDFAELLAPLLPAFPQDEAQMQVTTEQWDADLAHDTLDRLGDITAPTLVVVGEQDLLTPPWQAKAVAEGVPGARFELVTGPGSSHGMHLERPEDLVRIVTDFLSAHPVRH, encoded by the coding sequence ATGCCGCAGACGGCCTGCCGGACCGGAGTCACGCTCAACTACGAGACCAGCGGCGAGGGCGACCCGCTGCTGCTGGTCATGGGGACGTCGGGGTCGATCCCGCTGTGGGGCGAGGTGGTCCCGCGGCTGTCCGAGCGGTACCGGGTGATCGCCTTCGACAACCGCGGGCTGGGCGGCAGCGAGCGGGGCGAGGGGCCGATCAGCGTCGCCTCCCTGGCCGAGGACGCCTCGGCCCTGCTGCACGCGCTCGACGTGCCGCGGGCCCACGTCATGGGGTGGTCGCTCGGCTCCGCCATCGCGCAGGAGCTGGCGCTCAGCCACCCCGAGCAGGTGGCGAGCACGGTCATGTACGCCACCTGGGGACGGTGCGACGGCTTCCAGCGGGCCGTCCTCGCCGCGCTCCGGCTGCCCTACGCGGTCCGGGACGTGGAGGCGGCACTGACCGTCGCCGGCATCGCCTTCTCACCCCAGCTGCTCGACCACCCGGACTTCGCCGAGCTGCTCGCACCGCTGCTGCCCGCCTTCCCGCAGGACGAGGCGCAGATGCAGGTGACCACCGAGCAGTGGGACGCCGACCTGGCGCACGACACGCTCGACCGGCTCGGGGACATCACCGCACCCACCCTGGTGGTCGTCGGCGAGCAGGACCTGCTGACCCCGCCCTGGCAGGCGAAGGCCGTCGCCGAGGGCGTCCCGGGTGCCCGCTTCGAGCTCGTCACCGGCCCGGGCTCGAGTCACGGGATGCACCTCGAGCGCCCGGAGGACCTGGTCCGGATCGTCACCGACTTCCTGAGCGCCCACCCTGTGCGGCACTGA
- a CDS encoding flavin-containing monooxygenase — protein sequence MTTTAPTKAAEQGHPDVEDAGHVDVLVVGAGVSGIGAAHHLRERFPDRSLVILDAQDNRGGTWWTHRYPGVRSDSDLFTYGYRFKPWRGPSIAAGGEILDYLDEVIAEDDLGGHIRYHHRVTAASWSTEDRRWTVEVSRGDTGEQLRFSTDFLWMCQGYYNHSRPHRPRWEGMDRFQGLVVHPQQWPEDLDLTGKRVVVIGSGSTAATLIPAIAQEAAHVTMLQRSPSYFLAPPVTHELAVTLRSLDIPEDWTHEILRRAYSAQFNELARMSHEAPDELHAFLMESMRPLLPEGFDVEKHFTPRYRPWQQRIAIVPEGDLFAALREGKASIVTDTIETFTETGIRVGSGEELQADVVVSATGFDLSAFGDVEFSVDGEPVVFPERVTWRGIMISGVPNMAYVFGYFRHSWTLRVDLVCDLVVRLLELMETKGATMVVPTLRPEDAGMQLRPWSDPENFNAGYVLRSQHVLFKQGDREPWTHMLEHAEEAEILPKADLEDGTLVYR from the coding sequence ATGACGACGACCGCACCCACGAAGGCCGCCGAGCAGGGTCACCCGGACGTCGAGGACGCCGGCCACGTCGACGTCCTCGTCGTCGGAGCCGGGGTGTCCGGCATCGGCGCCGCCCACCACCTGCGCGAACGATTCCCCGACCGGAGCCTCGTCATCCTGGACGCACAGGACAACCGCGGCGGGACCTGGTGGACCCACCGGTACCCGGGCGTGCGGTCCGACAGCGACCTGTTCACCTACGGCTACCGGTTCAAGCCCTGGCGCGGCCCGTCGATCGCCGCGGGCGGGGAGATCCTCGACTACCTCGACGAGGTCATCGCCGAGGACGACCTCGGCGGCCACATCCGCTACCACCACCGGGTCACCGCGGCGAGCTGGTCCACCGAGGACCGCCGGTGGACCGTGGAGGTCTCCCGCGGCGACACCGGGGAGCAGCTGCGGTTCAGCACCGACTTCCTGTGGATGTGCCAGGGCTACTACAACCACAGCCGGCCCCACCGGCCGCGGTGGGAGGGCATGGACCGGTTCCAGGGGCTGGTCGTGCACCCGCAGCAGTGGCCCGAGGACCTCGACCTCACCGGCAAGCGCGTCGTCGTCATCGGCTCCGGGTCCACGGCCGCCACGCTGATCCCGGCGATCGCCCAGGAGGCGGCGCACGTGACGATGCTGCAGCGCTCCCCCTCCTACTTCCTGGCCCCGCCGGTCACGCACGAGCTCGCCGTGACCCTCCGCTCGCTCGACATCCCCGAGGACTGGACGCACGAGATCCTGCGCCGGGCCTACAGCGCCCAGTTCAACGAGCTGGCGCGGATGTCGCACGAGGCGCCCGACGAGCTGCACGCGTTCCTGATGGAGTCGATGCGCCCGCTGCTGCCCGAGGGCTTCGACGTCGAGAAGCACTTCACGCCCCGCTACCGCCCGTGGCAGCAGCGCATCGCCATCGTCCCGGAGGGTGACCTGTTCGCGGCGCTGCGCGAGGGGAAGGCCTCGATCGTCACGGACACCATCGAGACCTTCACCGAGACCGGGATCCGGGTCGGCTCCGGCGAGGAGCTCCAGGCCGACGTCGTCGTCTCCGCCACCGGCTTCGACCTGTCGGCCTTCGGCGACGTCGAGTTCAGCGTGGACGGCGAGCCGGTCGTCTTCCCGGAGCGGGTCACCTGGCGCGGCATCATGATCAGCGGCGTGCCGAACATGGCCTACGTCTTCGGCTACTTCCGGCACAGCTGGACGTTGCGGGTGGACCTGGTGTGCGACCTGGTGGTCCGGCTGCTCGAGCTCATGGAGACCAAGGGCGCCACCATGGTGGTCCCGACGCTGCGGCCGGAGGACGCGGGCATGCAGCTGCGGCCGTGGTCGGACCCGGAGAACTTCAACGCCGGCTACGTCCTGCGCTCGCAGCACGTCCTGTTCAAGCAGGGCGACCGCGAGCCGTGGACCCACATGCTCGAGCACGCGGAGGAGGCGGAGATCCTGCCGAAGGCCGACCTCGAGGACGGGACGCTGGTCTACCGCTGA
- a CDS encoding AfsR/SARP family transcriptional regulator, with product MTLAPPTRVTLLDGFALRLGDDTGVPLRDLPRAVQRLVARLSLSRCPDRNAIAGQLWPDVPEDHAHGSLRSALWRLRRVAPGTVEVSGGSVSLAAGVRVDVRELETWASLVLDPRVRGEDLALPGQALRGVLLPGWDEEWVLLERERLRQLRMHALEALADELVVAGRFGEAAEAAYAAVHEEPLRESAHRAVVRVHLAEGNTAEACRAYEAFREVLADTLGVAPTPSMIGLLSPGRFPAHDAVAARAQQARARGARRS from the coding sequence GTGACCCTCGCACCTCCCACCCGGGTGACCCTGCTCGACGGCTTCGCGCTCCGGCTGGGGGACGACACCGGGGTGCCGCTGCGCGACCTGCCGCGCGCGGTCCAGCGCCTCGTCGCCCGCCTGAGCCTGTCGCGCTGCCCCGACCGGAACGCGATCGCCGGCCAGCTGTGGCCCGACGTGCCCGAGGACCACGCGCACGGCAGCCTGCGGTCGGCGCTGTGGCGCCTGAGGCGGGTGGCGCCCGGGACCGTCGAGGTGTCGGGGGGCTCGGTGTCCCTCGCCGCCGGTGTGCGCGTCGACGTCCGCGAGCTGGAGACGTGGGCGTCGCTGGTCCTCGACCCGCGCGTCCGCGGGGAGGACCTCGCGCTGCCGGGACAGGCACTGCGCGGGGTGCTCCTCCCCGGCTGGGACGAGGAGTGGGTGCTGCTCGAGCGTGAGCGGCTGCGCCAGCTGCGGATGCACGCGCTCGAGGCCCTGGCCGACGAGCTCGTCGTCGCCGGGCGGTTCGGCGAGGCCGCCGAGGCCGCCTACGCCGCGGTGCACGAGGAACCGCTCCGGGAGAGCGCGCACCGTGCCGTCGTGCGGGTCCACCTGGCCGAGGGCAACACCGCCGAGGCGTGCCGTGCCTACGAGGCGTTCCGGGAGGTGCTCGCCGACACCCTGGGGGTCGCGCCGACGCCGTCCATGATCGGCCTCCTCAGCCCCGGCCGCTTCCCGGCGCACGACGCCGTGGCGGCGCGGGCGCAGCAGGCGCGGGCGCGGGGAGCGCGGCGGAGCTGA
- a CDS encoding Dyp-type peroxidase encodes MLDLADVQGVVLRGYTMPRARHLALRVDSPAAGRELLGSLVDGDPRRPQVTTGTPWTEKPDCCLNLAVTAGGLRALGVPEESLATFPEEFTAGARARADRVGDVGPSAPEHWLPVFRDPGLHLLVSLFGQSSAAVERVTDDLLAGTAPGLTELCRLDAALLGDRVDHFGYVDGISQPTVSGAPPPGPPDRLPVAPAGAFVLGHPSQFRDFTYPVPAPPALGRNGSFAAFRVLAQDVDAFHDLLAEQSRRTGASPELVAARLCGRWRDGTPLVLSPDTGSPVPPVPPERLNDFGYAADPRGERCPIGSHVRRMNPRDSRVAGNGGHQHRIVRRGLTYGPPYDPAHPRDGHDRGLLGLFIGVSLRDQFEFVMGQWANDGRFAPGLGRTQDPFLGAGGRMPLAVPGGGRAELTDLPRLVTTRGGAYCFLPSVTAIGHLAGL; translated from the coding sequence GTGCTCGACCTCGCCGACGTCCAGGGCGTCGTCCTGCGCGGGTACACGATGCCCCGCGCGCGCCACCTGGCGCTGCGGGTGGACTCCCCCGCCGCCGGCCGGGAGCTGCTCGGCTCCCTCGTCGACGGGGACCCGCGCCGACCCCAGGTCACGACCGGGACGCCGTGGACCGAGAAGCCCGACTGCTGCCTCAACCTGGCGGTGACCGCCGGCGGCCTGCGCGCCCTCGGGGTCCCCGAGGAGTCGCTGGCGACCTTCCCGGAGGAGTTCACCGCGGGCGCGCGGGCCCGGGCGGACCGGGTGGGCGACGTCGGCCCGAGCGCCCCCGAGCACTGGCTGCCCGTCTTCCGGGACCCGGGGCTGCACCTGCTGGTCTCGCTGTTCGGGCAGTCCTCCGCGGCGGTGGAGCGGGTCACCGACGACCTGCTGGCCGGGACCGCCCCGGGGCTGACCGAGCTGTGCCGGCTCGACGCCGCCCTGCTGGGCGACCGGGTGGACCACTTCGGCTACGTCGACGGGATCTCGCAGCCCACGGTCTCCGGCGCGCCCCCACCGGGACCGCCCGACCGGCTCCCCGTGGCGCCGGCGGGCGCCTTCGTCCTGGGTCACCCCAGCCAGTTCCGCGACTTCACCTACCCGGTGCCGGCTCCGCCGGCGCTGGGCCGCAACGGCAGCTTCGCGGCGTTCCGCGTGCTGGCCCAGGACGTCGACGCCTTCCACGACCTGCTCGCCGAGCAGTCCCGCCGCACCGGCGCGTCACCGGAGCTCGTCGCCGCGCGGCTGTGCGGGCGCTGGCGCGACGGGACCCCCCTGGTCCTCTCCCCGGACACCGGCTCGCCCGTGCCGCCGGTGCCGCCGGAGCGGCTGAACGACTTCGGCTACGCCGCGGACCCGAGGGGCGAGCGCTGCCCGATCGGGTCGCACGTCCGGCGGATGAACCCGCGGGACTCCCGCGTGGCCGGCAACGGCGGGCACCAGCACCGGATCGTGCGGCGCGGGCTGACCTACGGCCCGCCCTACGACCCCGCCCACCCCCGCGACGGGCACGACCGCGGGCTGCTGGGGCTGTTCATCGGGGTGAGCCTGCGCGACCAGTTCGAGTTCGTGATGGGCCAGTGGGCCAACGACGGCCGGTTCGCGCCGGGCCTGGGACGGACCCAGGACCCCTTCCTCGGCGCCGGCGGCCGGATGCCCCTCGCCGTCCCCGGCGGCGGGCGGGCCGAGCTCACCGACCTGCCCCGGCTGGTCACCACCCGCGGCGGTGCCTACTGCTTCCTCCCGAGCGTCACCGCGATCGGCCACCTCGCCGGCCTGTGA
- a CDS encoding AfsR/SARP family transcriptional regulator has translation MPGAGRPARTAVSGSLWPDVPEDRAQANLRSALWRLRRSAPGLVEVSGGTLRLAVGVRTDVRELRTWVERACDPRAGGDRVTLPHPALLGDLLPGWYDDWVLLERDRLAQLRLRALETVAGRLAAAGRHGEALQAAYLAIRSEPLRESAHRTVVRVHLAEGNLAEALRAHDVFRDLLRDELGVPPTEQMTQLVRGAARLRRAAS, from the coding sequence GTGCCTGGGGCCGGCCGCCCGGCGCGCACGGCGGTGTCGGGCTCGCTGTGGCCCGACGTCCCCGAGGACAGGGCGCAGGCCAACCTGCGGTCCGCGCTGTGGCGGCTGCGCAGGTCCGCCCCGGGGCTGGTGGAGGTGTCGGGCGGCACCCTGCGGCTCGCGGTCGGCGTGCGGACCGACGTGCGGGAGCTGCGCACCTGGGTCGAGCGCGCCTGCGACCCCCGGGCCGGCGGCGACCGGGTGACGCTGCCGCACCCGGCGCTGCTGGGCGACCTGCTCCCCGGCTGGTACGACGACTGGGTCCTGCTGGAGCGGGACCGGCTCGCCCAGCTGCGGCTGCGCGCGCTGGAGACCGTGGCCGGCCGCCTCGCCGCCGCCGGCCGGCACGGGGAGGCGCTGCAGGCCGCGTACCTGGCGATCCGGTCCGAGCCGCTGCGGGAGAGCGCCCACCGCACCGTCGTGCGCGTGCACCTCGCCGAGGGCAACCTCGCCGAGGCGCTCCGCGCCCACGACGTCTTCCGGGACCTGTTGCGCGACGAGCTCGGCGTGCCGCCGACGGAGCAGATGACCCAGCTGGTCCGAGGCGCCGCCCGGCTGCGGCGGGCGGCCTCCTGA
- a CDS encoding AfsR/SARP family transcriptional regulator, with amino-acid sequence MNARVSLLDGFRVSVDDARAETTVGGLPHGVQRLIAHLGLSGRPARGAVAGQLWPEVPESHAHGSLRSALWRVQKAVPGLVDVSGGAVALARGVRVDVRELVDWARAVLDPGTRVERIATPAAALAGELLPGWYDDWVLLERERLRQLRMHALEVLADRLVLAGRYGEAVQAAYEAARDEPLRESAHRAIVRVHLAEGNLAEAMRAYTTFRDALARELGVPPTRQMEDLVSRWQVRVVVGGPGVPGPRPGARTTAGAPGA; translated from the coding sequence ATGAACGCACGCGTCTCCCTGCTCGACGGCTTCCGGGTCTCCGTGGACGACGCCCGCGCGGAGACGACGGTGGGCGGCCTGCCGCACGGTGTCCAGCGGCTGATCGCGCACCTGGGCCTGAGCGGCCGCCCGGCCCGCGGGGCGGTCGCCGGCCAGCTGTGGCCGGAGGTCCCCGAGTCGCACGCCCACGGCAGCCTGCGCTCCGCCCTGTGGCGCGTGCAGAAGGCGGTGCCGGGGCTGGTGGACGTGTCCGGGGGCGCGGTGGCGCTGGCGCGGGGGGTGCGCGTCGACGTCCGCGAACTCGTCGACTGGGCGCGCGCGGTCCTCGACCCGGGGACCCGGGTCGAGCGCATCGCCACGCCCGCGGCGGCGCTGGCCGGTGAGCTGCTCCCGGGCTGGTACGACGACTGGGTCCTGCTCGAGCGGGAGCGGTTGCGCCAGCTGCGCATGCACGCGCTCGAGGTGCTGGCCGACCGGCTGGTGCTCGCCGGCCGCTACGGCGAGGCGGTGCAGGCCGCCTACGAGGCCGCCCGGGACGAGCCGCTGCGCGAGAGCGCGCACCGGGCGATCGTCCGGGTGCACCTCGCCGAGGGCAACCTCGCCGAGGCGATGCGCGCCTACACCACCTTCCGGGACGCGCTGGCCCGCGAGCTCGGCGTCCCGCCGACCCGCCAGATGGAGGACCTGGTGTCCCGGTGGCAGGTGCGCGTCGTCGTCGGCGGCCCGGGCGTCCCGGGGCCGCGACCGGGGGCCCGCACGACCGCCGGGGCGCCGGGCGCGTGA
- a CDS encoding DUF2235 domain-containing protein — translation MPKRLVLCCDGTWNTADQERDGRPCPTNVTKVALAVDDRGEDGVEQRVYYQRGVGTKPGERLRGGAFGVGLSRNVQDAYRFVVEHYDPGDELFFLGFSRGAYTARSTVGLIRNCGVLRREHAGRLKEAHTLYRSRAVRPRDLESQLFRRSYSHEPRIRFLGVWDTVGSLGIPSVGLGLSRIANRRLEFHDTRLSSTVDAAYQALAVDERRRPFAPTLWDRRSVAGRAQVEQVWFTGDHCDVGGGHRESELADIALLWMVDRARSCGLGFRDDAFRRSGDGGPAAYDGRTFPVDPDPLGRLHDSRRWAFRLLRPHSRAIGQEDPSSESVAASAVRRHELLGEEYAPRGLLAYLAGSPRVTDVPGSGTRQEEPALTR, via the coding sequence GTGCCCAAGCGTCTGGTGCTGTGCTGCGACGGCACCTGGAACACCGCCGACCAGGAGCGTGACGGCCGGCCCTGCCCCACGAACGTCACCAAGGTCGCCCTCGCGGTCGACGACCGGGGGGAGGACGGCGTCGAGCAGCGGGTCTACTACCAGCGGGGGGTCGGGACCAAGCCGGGCGAGCGGCTCCGGGGCGGGGCCTTCGGCGTGGGCCTCTCGCGCAACGTGCAGGACGCCTACCGCTTCGTCGTGGAGCACTACGACCCCGGCGACGAGCTGTTCTTCCTCGGCTTCAGCCGCGGGGCCTACACCGCCCGCAGCACGGTCGGGCTGATCCGCAACTGCGGCGTCCTGCGGCGCGAGCACGCCGGCCGGCTGAAGGAGGCCCACACCCTGTACCGGTCCCGGGCGGTGCGCCCGCGTGACCTCGAGTCGCAGCTGTTCCGGCGGTCCTACAGCCACGAACCGCGGATCCGCTTCCTCGGCGTGTGGGACACCGTGGGCTCCCTCGGCATCCCGTCGGTCGGACTGGGGCTGTCGCGGATCGCCAACCGCCGGCTGGAGTTCCACGACACCCGGCTGAGCAGCACGGTCGACGCCGCCTACCAGGCGCTGGCCGTCGACGAGCGGCGCCGGCCCTTCGCCCCGACCCTCTGGGACCGCCGGTCGGTCGCCGGGCGCGCGCAGGTGGAGCAGGTCTGGTTCACCGGCGACCACTGCGACGTCGGCGGGGGGCACCGGGAGTCGGAGCTGGCCGACATCGCGCTGCTGTGGATGGTCGACCGCGCCCGCTCGTGCGGCCTGGGGTTCCGCGACGACGCCTTCCGCCGGTCCGGGGACGGCGGCCCCGCGGCCTACGACGGCCGGACCTTCCCGGTGGACCCCGATCCCCTGGGCCGCCTGCACGACTCGCGGAGGTGGGCCTTCCGCCTGCTGCGGCCCCACTCGCGGGCCATCGGCCAGGAGGACCCGTCCTCGGAGTCGGTCGCGGCCAGCGCGGTCCGGCGGCACGAGCTGCTGGGTGAGGAGTACGCGCCCCGCGGCCTGCTCGCCTACCTGGCCGGGAGCCCCCGGGTCACCGACGTGCCGGGGAGCGGGACCCGCCAGGAGGAGCCCGCGCTCACCCGCTGA